CGGGCCCGCTTCGCGCGACATCAGGAACAGCGCCGCGCCCTCGCCCAGGTTGATGCCTCGCCGGTTGGCCGACAGCGGATTGCAACGCTCGATGCTGACGCTGTCCAGCGAGCGGAAGCCGGCGATCGTGAACGCGCACAGCGTGTCCACACCGCCCGCGATGACCACGTCTGCCACGCCCTGCTCCAGCAGGCGCGCTGCGGCGGCCAGCGACTTGGCGCTCGACGAGCACGCCGTGGAAATCGTGTACGCCGGCCCCGCCACGCCCAGCGCCAGCGCCAGGTATTGCGCGGGCGAGCCAAGCTCCTGCTGGCCGTAGTGGAATCTCCCCGGCCACGCGCCCGTGCGGGCCCGTTCGCTCACGGCCACTTCGCCGTCGCTGATGCCCGATGTACTGGTGCCCAGCACGATGGCCACGCGCAACGGCCCCACGCGCGCGATGGCGGCTTCCACGGCTGGCCGGATCGCCGTCAGCGTGCGGTCCAGCAAGGCGTTGTTGCGGCTGGACAGTTCCCGCGCGATACCGGCCGGCAGATCGGCGGCGGCCACTGGTTCCTGCACGGTGCCCAGGTGCAGGGGCATGCCCGGCGTATAGCGGTCCGTCATCTCGCCGCCGCTGGGTCCATCGGTCCGGAACAGTGCGGCGCGCACGGCGTCGGTACCGCTGCCGAGCGCGCAGATCACGTTCATCGCATTCATGTAGATCGTCATCGCGCCTTCCCTTGCCCTGCGTCCTGCCGCCCATCCTGCAGCGTGCGGATCGTCAGCCGATAGCCGTCGCGCCGCTGTTCGAACAGGGTGGTCCGGGCGTCGGGATAGCGAATCTCCGCCACCACTTCGTCGCCCGCCCGCAACTGGCGAACACCCGGCGCCACTTCCACGCGCCAGCCGGCCGGCAGCGCCGCCTGGATGGCGGCCACCGGCCACAGCGACAGCTGCAGATCACTGAGGATACGCTCTGGCAGCAGCTCCGGGGGGCCCAGGGCGCCTTGCTCACGCGCAGATCCTGGCCGTCCCAGTCCAGGCGCGCCAGCACCTGGCCGCCCGCCACCGCGGCCAGCCGCGTGTGCGTGGCATCGGCTTCCAGCAGCGCCAGCATGTCGCGCGTCTGTTCGCCCTGCGGCGACGGATATTGCACGGTGATCTGCTGCTGCAAGTTCAATGTGCGGCCCAGCGATGCCGGCGGCAGGCGCAGCAGCGGCGCCGCGCCATTGGCGCGCGCGCCGGAGGTCGCCCCGGGCATGCCGGAGCCCGGCTGCGGCTGGGCGGCGCAGCCGGCCAGCGCCAGCAGCGCCGCGCAGGCGGCCACGGCGACGGTGCCGCGATTCACGCCGAGCAAAGCTGCTCCAGCACGCTCAGGCGCCGCCGCGACTCGGCCACGTACGGGTTATTGGTGTCCCACGCATAGCCGGCCAGGATCGACGAGATCATCTGGCGGATCTCGGGCGTGCCATTGGGATGGAAGATCACCTTCTGGAAGCTGCCTTCGTACCATGCCTCCACGTAGGTGCGGAAGCAGTCCACACCGGCCTTGAGCGGCCGGGCGTACTCGGCGTCCCAGTCCACCGTTTCCCCGCCGATCTGCCGCGCCACGCAGGCCGCGGCCAGGCTGGCCGACTTGAAGGCAATCGTCACGCCCGACGAGAACACCGGGTCCAGGAATTCGCCCGCATTGCCCAGCAGCGCGTAACCATTGCCCCACAGGGAGCTGACGTTGGCCGAATAGCCCACGATCTGCCGCGCGGGCGTATCCCAGCTGGCGTCCTTCAGCAGCCCGCCCAGGCCCGGCTCCTCGCGCACCAGCGTCTGCAATTTGGCCATTTCATCGCCGGGAAAACGGTCGAGGAACGACTTTTCCGCCACCACGCCCTGCGAGCAGCGCCCGTTCGAGAACGGGATGGTCCAGTACCAGACGTCAACGTGCTCGGGATGCACGCTGATCAGGATCTTGTTGCGGTCGAACGCGCCCACGGGCACGCGGTCTTCCACGTGGGTGAAGATGGCAGCGCGCACCGGGAAGTTCGATGGCGACTCCAGCTTCAGCAGGCGCGGCAGGATGCGCCCGAAGCCCGAGGCATCGAGCAGGAATTTCGGTTCCACCATGTAGGCGTCGCCGTCCGGGCCGCGCACCGTCACCACCGGCCGCGCGCCGCTCACCTCCACGGCTTCCACCACGTGCCGGAAGCGAACCTCGGCGCCCTGCTTTTGCGCCTCGCGGATCAGCACGTTGTCGAAATCGGCACGCTGCACCTGGTACGTGGTGCCCCACCCCGGCGAGAACTTGTCACGGAAGTCGAACGCGGTATGACGCCCCTGGTGCGAGAACGCGGCGCCGTTCTTGTACTGGAAGCCTGCCTCCACCACGGCCTGCAGCATGCCGGCTTCCTCGATGTACGCCATGCTCTGCGGCAACAGGCTTTCGCCGATGGAGAAACGCGGAAACGTTTCCTTCTCGATGACCAGCACCTCGATGCCCCGGCGGCGCAGCAGGCCCGCCGCCACCGAACCTGCCGGCCCGGCGCCGACGATCAGCACGTCAACCTGTTCCTTCTTCATGTGAATCAACCCTGTTCAATGTTGTTGTGGGATGGGCGGGGCGGCGGGCCGGAACCATGGTGAAAGTACCCAGACCGCGCCCACGCCGGAAAGCATGGTCATTCCAAAAGCGTGCAGCGCCGGCGTGGAGGACAACGCCAGCAGGCCGAACGCCAGCAGCGTGCTGGCCGCCCCAAGCACGATGGCCGTCCAAGACACCCCATCGCCCGGATGCTCGAGCAGGAAGATGCCATAGTCCACCCCACGCCCAGCAGCAGCGCCAGCGCCAGCACCGAGAACAATTGCAGCGGCACCTGCAGCCAGCCCAGCACGGCCACGCTGAACGCCGCCGCCAGCAGCGTCGGCACCAGCGCCCGCCATCCGGCGCGGCCGTAGCGCCAGCCCAGCAGCAGCGCCACGCCGGCAGCACCCGCCAGCAGCAGCCAGCTCATGAGCACGCGGTAGTGGTGCAGCAGCCCGGACAAATCGGCGATGCGGTCCACCCATTCGGCGCCGCGCACCTGGTTCACGGCCTGCGCGATGCCCGGCATCGCGGACGGCTTTTCCAGGCCGCGCAGCAGCATCACGCTGGCATAGCCATCGCCTTCGCGGTCCAGCCACAAATGGCGCAGCGTGCCCGATACCGGATGGGCCAGCCACGCCGGCAGCGTCAGTACCGAATCCCCACTGGCGGCCGACGGCGCCGCAATCGTGCCACCCAGCGCCTGGGCCACGCGTTGACGCACCGCAAGCTCCTGGCGGTTCGCCAGGGCCGCGTCGGCCCGCTGGCGCGCGGCGGACGGCACCCAGTCCGAAATCGACAGAAAGCCCGCCAGGTCGCCACGGCCGACGGCATCGGCCAGCCGCGCCTTCACGGTCTCCTCTCGCGCCAGCACCTCGTCAGGCGTGGCGCCGCGTACCAGTACGAATTGCGCGGGGCTGGGCGTGCCCAGCAGCCGGCCCGCAGCGCGTTGGGCATCCACCAGCGCCGGCGGCGAACTTTGCAGCTGGCGCACATCGTCGACGACCCGCACCTGCCAGATTCCCGGCACGATGAACAGCGCCAGCACGGCCAGCGCCAGCCAGGTGCGCGCATCGTTGCGCACCCGGGGCCAGCGGGCCAGGCTTTCGGCCAGCCACGTGGACAGCCGCGTCTGCCGCAGACTGCCGCGATCCAGCAGCGGGAACCAGAGCACCACCGTCAGGAATGCCGCCACCAGCCCCACGGCCGAGAACAGCGCCATCTGTCGCAGCCCGGGGAACGGCGCGATGCCCAGCGCCAGATAGGCCACCACGCTGGTCAGCAGCGCCAGCGCCATCCCGGGCAGCAGGAATCGCATGACCTTCGGCGGCAAAGCCCCCGGCATGGCCTGGCGCGTGACGAAATAATGGATGCCGAAATCCTCGGCCACGCCCACCAGGCTGGCGCCAAACACCAGCGTGATCAGGTGCACGCGGTCGAACACGATGGCCGTGGCCGAAATCGCCGCCGCCGTGCCGATCAGCAAGGACAGGCCCACCAGCACGATCGGCCGCAGGGACCGGAACGCCAGCCACACCAGCAGCAGCACCGCCGCCAGCGAGCCCCAGCCAATCACGTTCATCTCGAGGTTGGCCTGCGCCGCAGCCGCTTCGGCGTGCAGCGGAATGCCGGCCGCGATCACGCGAACGTCGTTGTCGCCCTGCCGTGCGGCGGCCTCGGCGGCCTTGAGCAGATCGCCGTAGTCGGTATTGCCGCTGACGGAAAACGCCGGTTTGGTGATCTGGTACGACAGCAGCGCCCATTCCCGGCCATCGCCCGACAGCGCGGCCAGGCCGTCGCGCTCATGCACGCGCGTGACGGCCGCGCGCGACAGCCACCAGTCCTGCCACAGCCCCAGCGGATCGGCCGCCCAGTCGGTCAGGCGCGGGCCCGTGGAAAGCTGGTAGAGCCGCGTCAATGCCTGCCGGGCCAGCACGTCGGGGTCGGCGGCCTGCAACTGACTGCGCTGCGCGTCGGTCAGCAGCCGGTCGCGCCAGGGCCGATAGAACGCCAGCGCCGCGTCGAAATCGAACGCCGCGATCTTGTCCACCGGCTTGAGCAGGTCCGCCTGCCGACCGGTGGCCGCGCTGAAGCGCTGCGCGGCAGCGCGTGTGCGCGCCCAGTCCGGGCTGCCGACCAGCACCACCACCTCCCGCGCCACGCCATCGGCCAGCCGGCGCAGCACGCGATCGGCCGTGGCCGTGCGTTCGCTGGTGGGCAACAGCGCCATGACGTCGGTATCGAGCCGCGACGCCCGCCAGAACTGCAACTGGTGCGCGGCCAGCGCCAGCACCAGCAACAGCAAGCCGACGGCCAGCCAGCGCTCCACGCGCGTCAGCCCGCCGCCACGCATCGCCACGCCGCCTGCCATGTCACTCAAAACGTTGCTCCTCGGCAGGGGTCAGCCTGCTGGCCGCCGAAGGATCGATCATGCGGACCACGGTGCTGTCGCCGCTGCCCTCCTCCAGCCGCACATCGCGCACGAAGCGGTCGCCGGCCAGTTCGATGCGCGTGAACACGCGCCGCATGCCGGCGTCGCGCGGGGTCAGCGTCAGTGCCCAGCCCGCCTTGCCCACCAGCTTTCCGGCCACGTCGAAGCGCGTCTGCAGGCTGCGCAGGTCGCCGCGCAGCACGGCAATCATCGACTCGCCCACCACGCGCATGGCCGGCTGGCTGTCGGCCTGCATCTGCTGCTGGACCTTGCCGTCCGCGCCGCGCATCACCAGCCGGTCTGGGGAGACCAGCAGGCTGGACGGAAACGGCTCGCGCGTACTCCAGACCACGCCCCGGCCGCGCGCCAGCACGAAATCGCCGCGCGACACCAGCGGATTGCTGAAACCAGCCAGCTTGCGGGTCTGCTCGAACTGACCGTGGATCACCGGCGCATCGGCCAGCCGCCCGGCCACATCGCCAAGCAGGTCCCCGGCATGGGCCGGCACCGCGCCGGCCAGCAGCCAGGCGGCCACGCTGCCCGCCGCCAGGTGCAGGAAACGATTCAGGAAATGCCGACGCATCATGGCTGCACCCCCAGCTTCTCGAACAGCACGGGCGGACACACGTAGAGCATCTCCTGCGACTGCATGTCCACGGCCACCTGGATCGAGTAACCCTTGGTCAGCCGCTGGCCCGATGCCACGTCACGGACCTCGTACTCGATCTTGAGCCGGTTTTCCCATTCGACGATCGTCGCGTGCACTTCCACGGCCTGGCCGTAGACCAGCGGGCGCACGTACTTGACGCGCAGGTCCACCACAGGCCATGCATAGCCCGAGTCGCGCATCTGCGGATAGTCGTAGTCGATCTCGCGCAGCAGCGCGCAGCGCGCCAGCTCGAAATAGCGGATGTAGTTGCCGTGCCAGACCACGTTCATCGGATCGAGGTCGTGGAAGGCCGGCGTCAGCGTGATGGCGTGATGGATAACCTTGGACATGGCAATGCCGGTTGGCCGGAACGCGCGGGCCTAGGCCTGCGGCGCACCCTGACGCCCCGTCTGCACGGGATCGTCGGCCCAGAAATCGTAGAAATTGAACCAGTCGTACGGCGACTGCGCCACCAGCGCCTGCAGCCACGCCGCATACGACGTGGCCAGCGCGGTCAGCGCCGCCTCGCGGTTCGCCCGGGCAGCACCACCGCGTGCGACAGTTCGGTGAAGCGCAGCAGATGGCCATCGGCCTGCCGCACGCAGCCCATCGCGTACAGCGGGCAGCGCATCAGCGCCGCCAGCACATAGGGGCCGACAGGGAACCGCGCCGGCGCCCCATGAACGGCACGCGCACGGCGCGGCCACCATGCGCGGGCGCGCGGTCGCCGGCAATGGCCACGAACTCGCCGGCCTGGACCTTGGCGGTCAGCTCCAGCGCCGTGGCCGGCGAGATATCGTCCACCTGGTACAGCTGCACGCCCGACTTGGGGTCGATGCGCGACAGGATGCGGTTGAAGCGCTCGGCGTGGTGCGTGTGCACCAGCACCGTCAGGCGCATGCCATGGCGCTGGTTGGCCAACACGCGACACAGCTCCAGGCAGCCCATGTGGGCCGTCATGATGATGCCGCCCTGCCCGCGCGCGATCTGCTCCAGCAGTACCTCGTTGCCTTCGCGCACGACATTGCCGAAGCGATAGCGCCCGCCGATGGCCAGCAGCTTGTCCAGCAGGGTATCTGCGAACGAGAACAGGTGCCGCAGCGTATGACGCCAGCCGGGCGTCGTGCCGATGGTGCCGGCCGTCTGCTGCACGCGCGCCAGGAAATCCAGCGACGAACGCCGGGCCAGCGGATGCGTCGCCCAGTAGTACGTCACCACGGGATAGACCACGATCCGGAACAGCGTTCGGCCGAAGATGCGGTACAGGAAGTACAGGCACCAGACCCCCACACGCACGTGACTTCGCCGATGGTGCTCCAGTGGCGCGAGCGGCCGGCCCGCGGCGCGGCCCCGGAGTTGGGGTGGCTGCCGTCATGCGGCCACCTTGCGCCACAGCAGGCGCGGCATGCGCCACACCATGCCGAAGAACAGGCGCGTATGCATGCGCGAGATCAGCACGTTATCGCGCCACGCCTGGAAGTGCGAAACGCCGTCGGACGGATAGGTCACGCGCGTAGGCACGTTCACGATCCGCACGCCGCGCCATACCAAATGCACCAGCACCTCGGTGTCGAACTCCATCCGCCGGCCCAGCCGCACGTCGCGCATCAGCCGGGTGACCGCCGCCAGCGGATAGACGCGCAGCCCGCACATCGAATCGCGGATATCGAACGACAGGGTGTTGATCCAGACCCAGACGTGCGTGAGGTAGCGCGCATAGAGCCGGTGCCGGGGCACCGACTCGTCATAGACCGGATGCCCGCACACCATAGCCTCCGGGTCGGCCTTGGCCAGCGCGATGAACTGCGGAATGCAGTCGGCATCGTGCTGCCCGTCGGCGTCGATCTGCAGTGCATGGGTGTAGCCCAGCTCGGCCGCCGCCGAAAAGCCGGCCATGATCGCGCCGCCCTTGCCCTGGTTCCGCGGCAGGCGCACCAGGCGGACGCGCGCCGGATGGGCGGCGGCCAGGTCGCGCAAGACCTGCTCGCAGGGTGGGCTGCTGCCATCGTCCACCAGCAGGCACGGCAATGGATGCTTCAGGATGGCGTCCACCATGGCGCCAATCGCACCTTCATGGTCGTAGACGGGCACCAGCACGATGGGTCGGAATTCGGCGGTCATCAGGCTTCGGGGTGGAAGACGATCTTGCCGCTGGCGTGCTGGCCGGCAACGGAACTGAGCCGGAAGCCAAGCGCCTGCGCATCGGCCTGCCAGGTCAGCGCCAGCTGCACCACGCTGCCGGGCCGGATCACGGACTGGAACTTGAGCGTATCCAGCCGCGCAAAGCGCTGGCGGGGCGGCACGGCCAGCTTCTGCGGCGCCAGGGCCATCACCCAGTCCACCTGGGCCACGCCAGGCACGATGGGCGCACCCGGAAAATGGCCATCGAACACCGCCAGGTCTTCGGCCACGTCGAGTTCGGCCATCGCGGAGGCATCGTCCGCCGCCAGCCAGCGCACCGCCGGCAGCGTGCGGCGGAACAGGTCGCGCAGCATGCCTTCCGTGGTCTTGCCCTGCGCATTGCATGGCAGGGCCGGCACGAAGGCCCAGCGGCGCGGCAGCGCCACGGGATCGATGGCATCGGCCAGATGCCGGCGCAAGGCCGTACCGATGTCGCTCCGGCCCGCCGCGGCCAGCCGCGCAGCGCCTTCGTCATTCAGCACCACGGCAGCGGCCACGCGCATGCCCACGTCCAGCTCGACGGTTACCACGCGCGCCTCGCGCACCCACCGCGACGTGGCCAGGCTTTGCTCGATCTGGGTCAGGGAAATGCGCTTTTCCTCGATCTTGACGATGCGATCGGCCCGGCCAGCCAGGACAAAGCTGCCTTCGCCAGCTGGAAGCGCGCGGTCGGCGCAGACGTGCCAGCCGTCGTCGGCCAGGTGGGGCGAGCGCACCGCCAGGTACCCGTCCTGCAACTGCCAGGCGATGCCGGGCAGCGCGATCCAGCGGTCGGCATGCAAGGCGCGCTGGCGCCAGGCAATGCCACCGGTCTCGGAACTGCCGAAGACTTCCACCGGCGACTGGCCCATGTGGCGCAGCGCGTCGACGGCGGCTTCCGGCGGCAAGGGGCCGCCTGACGAGAACACGGCCCGCAGCGTGGCGCGCACGGCCGGCCAGTCCAGGCCCGCAGGCATGCGCTTGAGGTGCGCCGGGCTGCTGACCAGGATGGCCGCGCTGGCGTCGGCCTGGCAGGCCGCGACCAGCTCCTCGTGGAATCCCAGTCGCCCCGTCGGCATCGGGCGCGCGGCGGCCAGCGGCCACAGCACCGTGAACAGCAACCCGTAGATGTGCTGGTGCGACACCGTGCACAGTACACGCGCATCGGCACCAAACCGGTCACCGAACGCCTGCTGCAGCGTATGGACCTCGGCATCGAGCTGCGCCAGCCGCTTATGGATGGCACTGGGCACGCCGGTGGAACCGGATGTGAACAGGGTCACCCACGTGTCATGCGTGGCCAGCACCGGCCAGTCGGCGCCATCGTCCAGGATGCCGTCGCCGCCCGCGTCGACCGCGATCGCCCCCGGTAGCTCGCCGGCCCAGCCATCGGTCTGCCCGCGCAGCGCCGCCAGCGTCTCGGGCCGGGTGTCGCCCGGCAGCACCACGTGCTTGCCGGCATGCCAGGCCCCGAACAGCGCCGCCGCGAATTCGGCCGTATCACCCTCGAAATAGAGGGCCCAGCGCTGGCCCGGCGCCCCGGCCAGGGTGCGACGCCACAATGCGGCGCGCGCCACGAAATGCCGCGCATCCACGCACGGGCCATCGCCGCATGCCACCACCGGCGGGTTGCCTTGCGACGCTTTCGCCGCCAGCGCCGCCATGACCCCGCCCAGGCCGGTCCATGCCGGCATCGCTTCACCCATGACCATTCTCCGCGCCGCGCGCCATGACGCGCTGGCGCACCAGCCATTCCCCGGCAAACATCGCCCCGATCAGGCCGTAGGCAATGGCGCCGTTGTAGAGCGCCCAGATGCGGTCGCTGGCCGCGAAGGCCGTGATCGCCGCAATCGTGCCGTTACAGACAAAAAACAGGCACCACACCTGCGTGACGCGACGCGTGTAGGCCACGCCGCTCGGTGGCAGGTCAGGTTCACGCAGCCGCGCCAGGCGCTCCACCAGCGACGGCGGATGCCGCAGCGTCCAGCCGAACACGCCCAGCATCGCCACATTGACCAGCACCGGATAGAGCTTCAGCGGCAGCGCATGCCCGGAGACCATGACGATCACCGCCAGCCCTGCGGCCAGCAGCGCCATGGCGCGCCACCCGGCCCGCCGGCTGGTACCGGCACGCAGCAAGGCGAGTGCCACCAGCGCCAGCGCCATCATGCGCGGCGAAAAATGCTGCAGCCCCAGGTAGATCACGACCGGGTAGGACAGCGTGAGCAGCCCCAGCCCCACTTGCGCCAGGCCATGGACGGATCAGGCGGTAGCCGGCGAATCGATCAGCAGTGCCAGCGCCTGGACCACGTCCTGCACCGTGCGCACGGACTTGAACTGCTCGGGCTTGAGCGGCTTGTTCAGCATCGGCTTGAGCTTGACCAGCAGGTCCACGGCGTCGATGCTGTCGATGTCGAGGTCGTCGTAGAGACGCGCCTCGGGCGTGATGCGCGCCGGATCGATCTCGAAGGTCTCCTCAAGTACCGCGGCCACGCGCGCGAAGATTTCGTCGTAGGTCATGTCGGGTTCCGTCTGTTGCAATCTCTTGCCATGTTTGGATCAGTGCGGCGTCAGGCCTTGGCCTGATTGCCCTGCGACGCCACGAACGCGGCCAGGGCCGAGACACTGGCAAAGCGCGAGCGGATCTCTTCCTTGTCGCCGTTCATGGTGATGCCATAGCGCTTCTGCAGCGCCAGGCCCAGTTCCAGCGCGTCGATCGAATCGAGGCCCAGGCCCTCGATGAACAGCGGCGCCGTGGTGTCGATATCATCCGCGGCCATGTCCTCGAGGGACAGCGACGAGATGATCAGTTCCTTGATTTCTTGCTCAAGCGCCGTCACGGCGGATCTCCCTGGAAAAAATTCGGAAAGTGCCTGCGTCAGGTACCGCACGGCCAAGGTGTCCTCGGTGCCTGGCGGCACCCAGTCGGACACCGGCACGTCGGGGCGGACGTCGATGACCAGGCGCGGCCGGCGCACCGGCACGTGATACCACTTCTCGCCCTTGGTCAGCGTGGGCGGCACGCAGTGAATGACCACGGGGGTCAGCGCGAAGCCACCGCGCACGGCCACATTCGCCGCGCCGCGCTGCAGTTGCAGCGGCTGGCCGGGCCGTGTACGGGTGCCTTCGGGAAAGATGATGAGGTTGTTGCCGGCCCGCAGCGAAGCGATGCAGTCGTCCACCATGGCCGCGCCGCCGTCGTTGCGTACCCAGCCGGTGGCCAGGACCGGGCCGCGCGTGAACGGATTGCGCGTCAACGCCGACTTGACCACGCAATCGGCCCGGCGCGTCAGCGACATCAGGTACACCACGTCGATCAGCGACGGGTGGTTGGCCACGATCAGCAGCCCTTCGCGCTGCAGGCGTTCGGCGTGGCGCACCTCGTGGCGGATCACCCCCACCCCGTGCATCAGCCACACGAACAGCCGGAACGCGTAGTGGATGACGGCACGACAAACGCGCTGGCGCGTGGCATCGGACCACGGCAGCAGGGCCAGCAGCGGAAACACCAGCACGCGCAGGAGCAGCCCGCCAATACCGAAGCTTGAAAAGCAGAAGCCGGTGGCGCAGACACGCCAGGCGCGGTCGAGCCGGTCAACCATGGCGACGCCACCTCCAGATCGCGCGTTCGCCCCGATGCACCAGTTCCGCATCGCCGGCCAGCATGAAGCGCAGCACGTCCAGCGCATGCGGCAGTAAGGGATGCTCGGTTGCGGCATCGGCTTCGGTGCGCGGCGCGACGATCTCCAGCGCCACGACCGGCTCGCCGGCACGCGGGCGCCCGATGCGCCAGGCCCATCCGAACAGGCAGCCAGGCTCATCGGCGAATTCGACGTAGGCGTCGGGCAGCGGCGCGTCATAGCAGACCAGCAGCACCTCGTCGGCGCCATCGTCCAGCAACGCACACGCCTCGATCACCGCCGTCTCCACGGTGTCGCGGCCCGCGGCGACGGCCTGCAGGTTCGACGCATCGCCCCGGTCGATCGTGAACATCGCGCCAACGGCGTTGTGGACAGAGAGTCCGAAGGCCGTGGGCGAAATCGGCTGCGCCGCCGCCAGATCGCTGAGCATCTCGAAGGCACGCGGGGTGTCGCCGTGACGCGACGCGAACACGGCCGGCACATGGAACGTGGCAGGGGAACCGGCGCCGGCCGGTGTCACGCCATACGCGGCGTGCAGGGCGGCCTTCCCCAGCGCATTGATGCGCCGGCGCAACATCGGCGCCATGGCGGCAAGCGTGGGCAGGTCTGCGCCTTCCGGCAGCCACGGGGCCCGGCTCCATGCCTGCCAGGCATCAGGTGTATGCAGTGTCGGCGCCGAGGCCGCCCATGCGCGAATTCCGAATTCCTTTGCCATGCCGTTCGCGTTGGGTGGATGGTGAGCCCCGAGCCTGCATCAAGACGTTGGCCATGGCGTACGCCAAGCGCGCAGCGCCCGCGCGACCCCGGGACATTCCGTGTTTTCCCTGAAATTAGTATCGAAATCAGCGGATTTCGAAGATTTTATTTTCACTGCACCGCTGCTAGCCGACGTCACAGGCGAGGCCGGGAGCTATCCCGGGACGGTTCTCCCGCCAGGCGGGCAAAAGTCGGGCGCAATGCATTTACAGCAACAGGTTTCGGAAAGTTCGAGGCAATCGGATACCCCACGAACGTCGGGCGCCCGGCCAGCACAGCGAACTTCACCCCTGCATTTTTGTCAGCGGCGAATTCTCGCATAAAGGGTAGCCCGCAGGCTATGGCGCAACCGTAACGATCCTGCGCAAATGTAACGGGGCGGGAGCGGCCTCCCCGGCCACTCCCGCCCCGTGATGCTCGTTGCCCTGCCGGGCAGCGGATCAGCGTGCCGGCAGGATGGTACCGGTCACTTCCCCGAAGCCGACGCGGTAGCCGTCGCCCTGGCACCAGCCGGTCATGGTGACCGTATCGCCATCTTCAAGGAAGCCGCGCGTGACGCCATCGCCCAGGGTAACGCGCTCGGCGCCGTTACGCGTGGTTTCCAGCAGGCTGCCGAACGAATCGGGCGTGGTGCCACTGATCGTGCCGGAACCCATCAGGTCACCCACGCGCACGTTGCAGCCCGACACCGTGTGGTGCGCCAGCTGCTGCGCCATGGTCCAGTACATGGCCTTGAAATTGGTACGGCAGACCGTCGTGGCGGTGGCCGCGCCCTGCGGCTGCAGCGAGACTTCGAGGGCGATGTCGTAGGCGTTGCGCGCAGGCTGGCGCAGGTAATCGAGCGGCTGCGGCGATTGCTCGGGGTTATCGCTGCGGAACGGGTCGAGCGCGTCCATCGTCACAACCCACGGCGAGATCGACGTGCCGAACCCCTTGCTGTTGAACGGCCCCAGCGGCACGTATTCCCACTGCTGGATGTCGCGGGCGCTCCAGTCATTCAGGATCACCATGCCGAACATGTGGTCCGGCGCATCGGCGGTACTGACCGGCTCGCCCAGGTTCGACGGCTTGCCGACGATAAACGCCATTTCCAGTTCGTAGTCGAGCTTGCGGCACGGGCTGAACACCGGGCGCGCCGCGTCGGGCAGCTTGATCTGGCCATTGGGACGGTGCAGCGGCGTGCCGCTGACCACCACGGAACTGGCGCGGCCGTTGTAGCCGATGGGGATTTCCAGCCAGTTCGGCAGCAAGGCGTTGGCGGGGTCGCGGAACATGCGGCCCACGTTGGTGGCGTGCTCGCGCGACGAATAGAAGTCCGTGTAGCCCGGGATATCCACCGGCAAGTGCAGCGTTGCGGCCGTCATCGGCACCAGTGCCTTGTCGCGCAATGCGTCGTTGGCGGCCAGCTTCTGGTTGTCGGCCGACAACAGGGCCGTCAGCGCGGCGCGGGTTTCGGTCCATACCGGCTTGCCCA
This region of Cupriavidus sp. EM10 genomic DNA includes:
- a CDS encoding phosphopantetheine-binding protein, which codes for MVDRLDRAWRVCATGFCFSSFGIGGLLLRVLVFPLLALLPWSDATRQRVCRAVIHYAFRLFVWLMHGVGVIRHEVRHAERLQREGLLIVANHPSLIDVVYLMSLTRRADCVVKSALTRNPFTRGPVLATGWVRNDGGAAMVDDCIASLRAGNNLIIFPEGTRTRPGQPLQLQRGAANVAVRGGFALTPVVIHCVPPTLTKGEKWYHVPVRRPRLVIDVRPDVPVSDWVPPGTEDTLAVRYLTQALSEFFPGRSAVTALEQEIKELIISSLSLEDMAADDIDTTAPLFIEGLGLDSIDALELGLALQKRYGITMNGDKEEIRSRFASVSALAAFVASQGNQAKA
- a CDS encoding beta-ketoacyl synthase chain length factor: MAKEFGIRAWAASAPTLHTPDAWQAWSRAPWLPEGADLPTLAAMAPMLRRRINALGKAALHAAYGVTPAGAGSPATFHVPAVFASRHGDTPRAFEMLSDLAAAQPISPTAFGLSVHNAVGAMFTIDRGDASNLQAVAAGRDTVETAVIEACALLDDGADEVLLVCYDAPLPDAYVEFADEPGCLFGWAWRIGRPRAGEPVVALEIVAPRTEADAATEHPLLPHALDVLRFMLAGDAELVHRGERAIWRWRRHG